A window from Nitrospira sp. ND1 encodes these proteins:
- the glgC gene encoding glucose-1-phosphate adenylyltransferase, protein MGTHARLNQPRVLALILAGGKGERLMPLTQVRSKPAVPFGGTYRLIDFVLSNFYNSGITAMHVMVQYRSQSLIEHLRRAWRIGDGDRQFVTVVPPQMNLHRGWYEGTADAVYQNLTLIHDFNPDIVAVFGADHIYRMDIRQMVRAHQEREAEVSVATLPVPLASAQGFGIVEVDRNSRIVGFEEKPSDPKGLPGQPDRALSSMGNYLFNTDVLIRALEENAEREGSHDFGKDILPRLICQERVMAYNFQENEIPGLAYYEEPGYWRDVGTIPAYWQANMDLLGDAPLNDLRNPEWPIRSEPSFGPPASVVNCYLDHAVVGEGSRLIEADIRRCIIGRHVRIEAGAHIEDSVILDHARIGAKAHLRRVVIDRNNEIPAGVELGHGDREAGPNAPWMASDVMVFPKPDVRTELFKRRLSSH, encoded by the coding sequence ATGGGAACTCATGCGCGTCTCAACCAACCTCGTGTCCTGGCCTTGATTCTTGCCGGCGGCAAGGGTGAACGATTGATGCCCTTGACGCAGGTACGCAGTAAACCCGCCGTGCCCTTCGGAGGCACGTACCGTCTCATCGATTTTGTCCTGAGTAATTTCTACAACTCCGGGATCACCGCCATGCATGTGATGGTCCAATACCGCTCGCAATCGTTGATCGAGCATCTCCGACGAGCCTGGCGCATCGGCGACGGTGACCGGCAGTTCGTCACGGTGGTGCCGCCGCAAATGAATTTGCATCGCGGCTGGTATGAAGGCACCGCGGATGCCGTGTACCAAAACCTCACCCTGATTCACGACTTCAATCCCGACATCGTCGCGGTGTTCGGAGCCGACCACATTTACCGTATGGACATCCGCCAGATGGTCCGTGCTCATCAGGAGCGGGAGGCCGAGGTGTCGGTCGCGACCCTGCCGGTTCCCCTGGCATCGGCGCAGGGGTTCGGTATCGTCGAGGTCGATCGGAACAGCAGGATCGTCGGATTTGAGGAGAAACCCTCTGATCCCAAAGGCCTCCCGGGACAACCGGATCGCGCCCTCTCGTCCATGGGCAACTATCTGTTCAATACGGACGTGTTGATCAGAGCCTTGGAGGAGAACGCGGAGAGAGAAGGATCGCATGACTTCGGGAAAGATATTCTTCCACGCCTCATCTGTCAGGAACGAGTGATGGCGTACAACTTTCAGGAGAACGAAATTCCCGGACTGGCGTACTACGAGGAGCCGGGGTATTGGCGGGATGTCGGGACCATTCCCGCCTATTGGCAAGCCAACATGGACCTGCTCGGGGACGCGCCGCTCAACGATTTGCGCAATCCGGAGTGGCCCATCCGGAGTGAGCCGTCATTCGGCCCTCCCGCCAGTGTAGTGAACTGCTATCTGGATCATGCGGTGGTCGGAGAGGGGAGCCGTTTGATCGAAGCGGACATTCGTCGCTGCATCATCGGTCGCCATGTGCGGATCGAAGCCGGTGCCCACATAGAAGATTCGGTCATTCTCGATCACGCCAGGATCGGCGCGAAGGCGCATCTGCGTCGAGTTGTGATCGACCGGAACAATGAAATTCCTGCCGGGGTCGAATTGGGGCATGGGGATCGTGAGGCCGGACCGAACGCTCCCTGGATGGCCTCCGATGTCATGGTGTTTCCCAAGCCGGACGTACGGACGGAGCTGTTCAAGCGCCGATTGTCGTCCCACTGA
- a CDS encoding cytochrome B6: protein MRTSRRRRIATAGLLGASVFGIAIVSGLVFVGAQGHGEEKRNQPQSAIEKAKEKGFDGVDFSYDLFGAPSGQSTAHIAEEVMRKDMGDKPRVMANHAALLQSRYTFECKTQTGAIMTKGKPQPIGPTVQLKEGMTWDKLSHISPEDIRRQKLFPSGFMRLPHVKHEVGGQVFPQKQVEQFPRLERFDVDFDLPDCFLPEFPPPIFLTTHPELGDVSQGEVLSADNFDRLFRGLITPVQLDGLRMLVTQFPQEEFNLTPDRKSPKPSLGVACLDCHVNFHTTGQFHLNPDTRPQRDRLRLDTVSLRGMFNQQVHGSKRSLRSIEDFTEFEQRTAYFNGDPIRAMKKGMNVIDRLQVAHMAQIQNMIDFPPAPKLDPMTGRLDRARASQREIAGEDLFFGKAHCVTCHQPPSYTDHMLHDLFLERFGAEADGPIKSFALRGIKDSPPYLHDGRLLTLEDTVEFFNLVAGLQLNRDEKSALVAFMRAL, encoded by the coding sequence ATGCGTACGTCACGAAGAAGGCGAATTGCCACAGCGGGGCTTCTGGGAGCGTCTGTTTTCGGCATCGCCATCGTGTCCGGGCTGGTATTTGTCGGGGCTCAAGGGCATGGCGAGGAGAAGCGGAACCAGCCACAATCCGCGATCGAAAAAGCAAAGGAAAAGGGGTTCGACGGTGTGGACTTTTCTTACGATCTGTTCGGGGCGCCATCCGGTCAATCGACGGCTCACATAGCGGAAGAAGTGATGAGGAAAGACATGGGCGATAAACCCAGGGTGATGGCCAATCACGCTGCGTTATTGCAGTCGCGCTATACGTTCGAATGTAAGACGCAAACAGGGGCCATCATGACAAAGGGGAAGCCGCAGCCAATCGGACCTACGGTACAGCTCAAGGAAGGCATGACCTGGGACAAGCTCTCGCACATAAGCCCGGAGGATATTCGCCGGCAGAAATTATTCCCATCCGGATTCATGCGTTTACCGCACGTCAAACATGAGGTCGGCGGCCAGGTGTTTCCTCAAAAGCAGGTGGAGCAATTTCCACGGCTTGAGCGTTTCGATGTAGACTTCGACCTCCCGGATTGTTTTCTTCCTGAATTTCCCCCGCCCATTTTCCTGACCACCCATCCAGAATTGGGCGACGTCTCGCAGGGAGAGGTGCTGAGCGCGGATAATTTTGATCGCCTTTTTCGCGGACTCATCACGCCCGTTCAGTTGGATGGTTTGAGAATGTTGGTGACCCAGTTCCCGCAGGAAGAATTCAACCTGACACCGGATCGGAAATCTCCCAAGCCGAGTCTGGGCGTGGCCTGCCTGGATTGCCATGTCAATTTTCACACCACCGGTCAATTTCATCTCAATCCGGACACCCGCCCTCAACGCGACCGGTTACGGCTGGATACGGTCAGTCTCAGGGGGATGTTCAATCAACAGGTTCACGGTTCAAAGCGAAGCTTGAGATCGATCGAGGACTTCACCGAATTCGAACAACGGACAGCCTATTTTAACGGCGATCCGATCCGCGCGATGAAGAAAGGAATGAACGTCATCGATCGTCTGCAGGTGGCACATATGGCGCAAATCCAGAACATGATCGATTTTCCTCCGGCGCCGAAACTGGATCCCATGACCGGGCGGTTGGATCGTGCACGGGCGAGTCAGCGAGAGATCGCAGGCGAGGACCTGTTCTTCGGGAAGGCGCACTGTGTCACCTGCCATCAGCCGCCGTCCTATACCGATCACATGCTCCACGATCTGTTTCTGGAACGATTCGGTGCCGAGGCCGATGGTCCGATCAAATCGTTCGCGTTACGGGGAATCAAGGATTCGCCGCCCTATCTCCACGATGGGCGATTGTTGACGTTGGAGGATACGGTTGAATTTTTTAACCTCGTGGCAGGCCTCCAACTCAATCGCGACGAAAAGTCTGCGCTGGTGGCGTTTATGCGCGCGCTGTAG
- a CDS encoding HAD hydrolase-like protein — MPLLDATAALHIDLACSWLVGDRLDNIEVGCLLGCNTILCLNGSETDWDMTAMRWPHFIVRDIWETACLIVNAGGTFVASVSDEESDQDD; from the coding sequence ATGCCCCTCCTTGATGCGACGGCGGCATTGCACATTGATCTGGCCTGCTCATGGCTCGTCGGCGACCGGCTGGACAACATTGAAGTCGGCTGCTTGTTGGGGTGCAACACCATACTCTGTTTGAACGGGAGTGAGACTGACTGGGATATGACCGCCATGCGCTGGCCCCATTTCATTGTACGTGACATCTGGGAAACAGCCTGTCTGATCGTAAACGCAGGCGGTACATTCGTGGCATCGGTGTCCGATGAGGAATCCGACCAGGACGACTGA
- a CDS encoding DUF6496 domain-containing protein produces the protein MPKKKTFEETRKTKREGKAATTQAGAFVKEEIEHMKTGKHPVKSRKQAVAIGLSKARKSGIKVPQRASNSRSTRSRRKSRSSAKT, from the coding sequence ATGCCGAAAAAAAAGACTTTCGAAGAGACGCGCAAGACGAAACGAGAGGGAAAGGCTGCGACGACGCAAGCCGGTGCTTTCGTGAAAGAAGAGATTGAGCACATGAAAACCGGCAAACATCCGGTGAAGTCTCGTAAGCAGGCTGTGGCCATTGGGCTCTCGAAGGCGCGGAAGTCCGGAATCAAAGTTCCTCAACGCGCTTCGAATTCGAGGTCCACAAGGTCTCGCCGGAAGTCGAGGAGTTCAGCAAAGACGTGA